The genomic interval TTAATTGTCATGATGTAACAATGTATTTATACCTAACTATTACTCAAACTGATTGAACATTGAATTTAAAATAACAGGTAGGGATCAGAAGTTAAGTACAGTatttacagtacagtatttaaaaaagaaaacaaaaaaagccatcAGTGCTCACCCTCAGGGTTCAGCTGCTGGCTGTGCACCTTCCTCTCACTTGTCCTCTGTGCTGCCCGATCCTACTTTTCATGCTTTTCACTGCCGTGCACCCACTTACAGGTTACTGCAGAAGTCTCAGCAACAGAGCGGACCGGGAATGTCTGGCAACACACAGGAATACACGCACTCACACAGTTGATGGGAGGGAAGTTTGATCTACCCACCTCCCTTCACTAATATGCTGCCGCGTTGACTCATTATGCCATATCTGGAGCACATCAAATAAAACTGCTCGATAAAGTCGCCAAAGCATACTGTGCTAAATCACATCTGTGTGATAACGGAAGAGGTAAAATGTggagggctttttttcttttttaaatataaaaataatagtgtGGCTCACAAACATTTAGTataatttgttttattaatatttcaaaaccaaaaacgtatgcagcaaaaaaaaaaaaaaaaaaagaaatgcaagtGAATTGAAATGTATCAATCTTTCCCTTTTtagtttaacaaaaaaataacaatttacccatagatatcacatatataaggCTAGATGTGTTATTGTCAGCGGTCTTGCGGCGGAGGACTTCCCTGGCGGACGCAACATGAGTAATTTTCTCCACTAAAATACTCTTAACTCGCCGAATTCATGGCGTGCTTACAAACGGTGTGTTTTATAACAAACCGTATTAACGCGGCTATGATTCAAGATGGCTGTTGAAATGTGGAGGGCTGTTGACATGTGGAGggcttttgttttctttttttcaataaataaatatatgtaaAAATAATAGTAGGGCTCACAAACATTTAGTAgaatttgttttattaatatttcaaaaccaaaaacgtatgcagcaaaaaaaaaatgcaagtggATTGAAATTTATCAATCTTTCCCTTTTTAATTTAACAAGAAAATAACAATTTACCCATAGGTATCATATATAAAAGGCTAGATGTACATATGTCAGCGGTCTTGCGGCGGAGGACTTACCTGGCGGACGCAACATGAGTAATTTTCTCCACTAAAATACTCTTAACTCGCCAAATTCATGGCGTGCTTACAAACGATGTGTTTTATAACAAATCGTATCAACGTGGCTATGATTCAAGATGGCTGTTGAAAACATGAATATTCAAAAATGCAGTTAATTTACAGCAACAGTAACGTTTATTAAAAACCAAGCTTTTTAAAAATCGGTACAAAATTGAGCAATTCAATGTTATTTCAAAGTGTTTATCCCAATGTTATAGTTATTGACTAGCCCCGACGCAAAATGGCTAGCAAATGACAACGCTGGCTACTGTCCTATTAGCTTACAGAACGTATCATACCTctctaaatatgatatctatagTTGTACCAATCCTTTGACTGAAGTTTGCATACGTCATTCGCAGCTGTTATTACCAATACGCATGCGCCAAATTCCAAGCGGCACGTATAAAGCAAAGATAAAAGTGCCAAAAGGAACGTGAGTTTACACATTTATTAAGTCTTGCTCTGAAATAGCGATTTATATAgttcaaaaacgtttttgtcCCGTAGCTGAACCGTTGTAAGTAATAAGTGAGGCAAATGTATCGACGAACTCACAATGCTATAACTTTAGCAAGCCCGTTCGAACGAGAAAGCGAGCGTGAAGCTTCGATGGCGCTGTGGTGGTGGTCGTTGTAGAGAGAACATATTGACTTAATTCTGCCGTCCTCCGTGGGAATTGGAGGTGGTCGAACTCCTGTGCCCGCCGAGAGCGCTGCATGGAGGCTGCGCTGAAGAATTTGTCGAGTACAGTCGAGCTGCTGGCTGTGGCGGCGCGGAGCGGTGACGTACGTCTCTGGGACCGACAGTATCTTACTCGGGCTTTTCACTGGGCCTGCTACTGCGAGCATCTTTTCTCCAAGTTCCACCAGAACCCCAAAATAAGAGGGCTCATGGAAATACAAGTACAGCATGCTAATAGCAATTTGAGAGCAGTCTACGGAGATTATACTGACCTCTCCTTTTTGGACCTGTCACAGTGCCAGCACCTATTGCTTACAGCACTCTTAAAGAACCCCAATCTCCCCATCTCCATTATGAAGATACTCTTTGACACCACAAAGCCAGCACACTGCAAACCAGGAGAGTATCAGGAAGTCACTGGGATTTGCGGTAACATCGTTCAATGCAAATCCGCTATTCAAATTTTAAGTCCCATCACGGGACACACAAGCGCCGGTGCCGAGGCCCAAGCCGCCTTGTTGACAGAGAGGCTTCACGCCCTGCTGAGCCCAGGCGGTGAAACTCGCCGGGCGCAGCAATTTCTTGACTCTGTTCTCCAGGGATGCAAAGAAGCAGAACATTTGTGTCTGGTCCTCACTGCTGTTCTGCTGACTGGAGAAAATGCACATGCACGAAGCGCTTCAGTGGATTTTCTCCTCGACTGGCTCCAGCAAAAACACAGCCTGCTGCAGCACATGTGCCTCACACTGCCTACATCTCGTCTTAAAGACTTGGCCAAAGAAAATGTTAAATTTAGGGACATGTACGGTGGTGTCCTCAAAAAATGGGCTGCTGATATGGAGTACTGCTTGGACGATGGCAAATGGGTGCAAAGCGGCACAAGACCAAAAGTGTCTTTTCAGGGAGTGGTTGAGcactttgttgttttgtttgaagGGTGTCCCACTCTATGGACAACTGTAGAAAGAGAGCTGACTGATTTGAAGATATCAGATGGAGACTTCGATGTCAGAGGATTAAGTGTGTGGGGAGATCTCTTAGCAGAAATACAAAAGCGTCTTGATAAATAGGTTCAGAAATGCATGTTGCCACATATTTATTCTAAAATCTTAATGAAGTATTCAGCCGTTTTAAAGACTGCTGTTTCTACTCTGTCAAATGTTAATCAAATTAATGGTAAATGATGTGAGAATTAAAccagttttttttaagtttgtccTTTTCTGCATAAACTAATACACCACAATTGGTAAAGGCATTACTACACCTGCACATACAAAGTAAAACCTAGTAACCAAATTATTGTTACAAAAACAGTATCTAAGGTATGTTTAtagcgcaggtcttaatgcacaaatctgatttttctgGCGTGCCCGTTCTGTCTGCATTTTTCCGTTGAGACCGTAAATGTAGTACGCATGCACACTAactcgcagtccgacatgcattgagaaaactgaaaacaaattactacacatgctggctctatGCCATTCTAGGGcgatcatttttttatttccaaaaagaggacacaaatgacagacataaattatccccgtttagtctcatattcaaagtatattttGATAGTACGCATGGacgcactgtgcgtgcatgacacacacacatactgtcaGTTTGTCCTGACTCTccgccatataagcaatattgaaatactGTACTACTCATTCggcacacagaaagaaaactgcATTCCCAGGCTTATCCCGcccaatttaatttttgatgactgttgtcaagcccgcctcctcctaaaagccgagttcaagctaggccatggacttcataatacttgacaggacacgggataATGGGCGATccttagggggcctattttcagaaacttcaaatattttcaaaaccaaagctgctactgacctaaaaccaaaacaggcacctaccttacccATATATGGGTCTCcgtgagcagcggcataaaaaaattcaaagtccttcccctataaaatcccgattaattatatttttatataagtataacaaaacctaaaatggctataaaattctcagattttacactagatgcacaaaaatcaccaaatgcagagataatcacctatattttctggatcaatagcaatattaaacatataagtttttgcccaaaatagcaacttaatttttttttttttttttttttttactgcaagttttcaacagaatCACTCGTTTTTCACATCAgacacttaatacttgaggaaaacatgcagaataaaCTATTAATAATATATAGATAGATTATTAATAGACTGTAtacacaatcacaacttattatacaatataatataatagaaTCGCCCTTTATTGTATACAATtaaattttggagcatttccctttactgtgcattgtaaataaaaatctcaaaagtgactagcaagtataaaatctaaataaatataaaatgcgtatgagatagtcgtatgttcaggcagtgcaaataatcgatgTGAATGAGCAGCAATTTGAAAGTTAATGCTTTCAATATTTTAGGTGAGAAAGTATTCAACATAGAATATGCATGCAAATGAATATTGGATATGAATCTTGTGTTTTCCGGTCAGCTTcctcgacttgtacaagtcTGTTCCTCGCCATCTCCTTTCTGCTGGTCTGCCACTCTAAGGCCTTGTACGTCCTCGCTTCGGAAGTCAAATCCTTGGAGAAGTTCGCACCAAAACACTTGAATAGGGACCTCCAGGAACTCCAGCAGGTGCTCTTGTGCTTCCTGCGCATCAGGGAGTCCCACAGCGACATTCTGAAGGACGCCATGTGGGCCATTCTCTGGAACATCTCCCTGTGTGTCCCTGTGTTCCTCCTTGCCCGTGCGACCGTGTTGGGGTCCACCATGATAAGCCCGACGCTCTGCTTCTCGATCGAAGAGCGCGCCAgcaccttctgggtcaacttgtagccGGCCATGACACTTTTAGTTCTCCCACCTGGCCAGCACTTTCCGGCTCGAGAATCGGGCCGGCCTCATTCTCTGAGGctcctaaaaaacatgtttgttttagaaagataggtgttttgatgaatcttttttataaagtgaataatgctggccacttaccccagccccaggacacctgggcagcaccatACAGCCGTTGTTGTAGAAGCTGCTGTAGATCTTCTTCCAAAGGTGCATGGGGTCAAAGTCGATgaagatctgcttgttgccATCGGTGTAGGGGTTAGTGTGGGACCATGGTGTTTTACTGAAAGTTATtagattgaaatattacataaaataaaacacgtaaaagctgattgtttttaaatatggacgcagaaatgtctaaaataaaatctagagatacaaaatccaacatggctgccgtagcaaaaaaaaaacatgtttacgttgaaattcttgtgaataaatgcttcaatcactgaattctttatagatatggacgtaaaacagtctcgattcttggttaaaagcaaaagaaaccgtgcaggtagcatgtattttacgtaaatatggcgaaaGTGCAGCTCGATCTTTAAGTCTCCTccgtgtgtaaacaaagaagacaattattgcaaataaatgtttcaatcactgaattctttatagatatggacgtaaaacagtctcgattcttggtctaaagcaaaagaaaccgtgcaggaaGCATTTACTTCACGTAAAAATGGCTCGTCTTTTTCACTCTGGCACTGCCTTACCACAAGTCCATAGCAACGAGGTTTTTACGTTGAacctcttgtgaataaatgcttaaatccctggattctttataaatatgggcgtaaaacagtctcgattcttggttaaaagcaaaacaaaccgGCAGTTTTTGTGAAGCTAGTGCGTTAGCTTTGTTATAATGAATGgcgttttccattcaaaattcttgtgaataaatgcttaaatcactcaattctttatagatatggacgtaaaacagtctcgattcttggttaaaagcaaaaaccgggcagttattttacataaatttgtCGAAGAATGAAGCCAATGGctccgattgattttttttttcaccacgttttaaaatgcatgcattgtacgaaaaatataataattaccttgaatcctcgaacaaatcactcctgagacaatccttgttGTTAGTATGCAGTCCAGATTTTGTACATTTTGAATGTAATTTCACCTGATTGTTCAAATGTATGTGTGAGAGTCATTCCCATCGACTTGAAATGAAGTTGACTCACACAGCCCCCCACGGGCCCGCCGGTGCGCGGGCCATACGGCAAATGTCCTGTCAATTATTACGAAGTCCGTGGCTAGGCGCTAACACCAATGTACAGCTCcatcgctgccgtcctccgtgcctcccacactttgctgacgtaattggtgcatgaattctgatttgggagacttgacagttcagaccacagccacattctggaaaaatgtggcccagatcagttTTTAACCACATGCAAacgtgacctagatcggatttgaaatgctcCACTTTTATGTGAACTGTTCCGTTCAgatcgtcaagttaatgcctcacatgagtcggaaaaacacgaaaaaatcggatttgtgcattaaggcctgcggtatgaacctagcccaaTAGACAAGTTAAATGTGGTTGTAGTGTACAATATAAAAGGACTCTGAATCATACTgtgcaatatttattattctctTGAAATAATTTACCAtgcaaaatatatgaatttgTGTCACTCGCTCACACAGATCAttaattcaccaactatgtaacaacacattttgggtcatgtacacCACAGTTCTTAATATTCGGGCCTGCATGACTCAGAATTTTACGTCTACGCATGTGGCTGCCAAATCTTTATGAGGTTAAACAAATTGTGATTTATGACCACTTTCAATAAAATATTATGTGCCACACAAACCTGTGTGGATGGAAGGAATTACAATTACCATCCAAATAAAGTCATTATTGAATCCGGGGTTCATTTGAACACCTCACCCCCGCCCGTCCTTAAACCTTGATGTGTGATTGCACGTTAGCTCCAGCGATAAAGAAAAGAGTGATTTTGAACATTCAGGTTAAAAGAATCATGTTGTCAACCTGTGTTCCAATTTGGTCACATGACATTTCATGAACCACAAGCATTGCTGGCTCTGTGCCAGTCAGGTGTCTTGAATACTAATTCACACATGGCTACCTATAGGCTAGAAAACCACTGTGGCAAGGGATCAATTAGCCACATCCTGTGTGTGTTCAATCAAAGACTGCACAATAGCTTGTGCACGCCACACCGAAGGATTAGAAGGCCCCGCCATGGCGTGCATGCAAACACCAACACGGCCACGGCTCGTTTAACACACCGTGAAAGCAATTCACACCGTGACAAGGGTCACAGAGTACTGGTCCATGTGTACACAAGCAATTTATTTCCGAGGCGGGAGGAACATATGTGGCTGACAAAAAAGCGAAGCGCCCATGATTAAATGGACCTCGTCTGCTCCTCTGTTGTAAAAACATGCCAATGATCTCAATTGGATTTTAGCACACCAAAACCAATTATTAATTCTGCAAGGCCAATTTCTACATTGCATAGTTAACATTCAGCCTTTGGGACTGGCAGTATTTTTCACAGCCTCGCACATCGGATTCACAGTGGAAATGTAACCAAGGTGATGATTATTACTGGCAACCGTAGTTAAAAAGCAGCACACTTTGACTGATGTGAAAATAGGTATGATCCTTTATTATCCATCACAATGTTTTAACATGTTCGCTCCCCTCAAATATGGGTTAAGATTACCTTTTTTCTTGTAATGTAGCAGGACTCTGGCAGGAacttaaaccccccccccccggtgacAGATTGTGGCATTgggatttttgtgtgtgtggtagCAAGATCATTTTAAACCATGATCGCCTGTGTCTTGttgcttttaaaaaattttgtatcgaatgtaagtatttctaAATAATACTGctagtagggctgggcgatatggcgttaaagggtatgacaacacctggggaaatgctaatattccatcatttatctataaacgcatgccttttggattcatatcatgccacttcgtgtaattacacacatcgcaacaccaaggaaatgatagaaatttggatcgattgtcaagctaaaaggacccgcccacgagatcccggaaatctagcatattgtggtcGTGACGTCACTacgaggaaacaaccggctcagtgcttagtacggaatggcggcgatgatagcggacaattttgtttctagttgcagcgacgaatccgacgcaacgaacattcttctaatggtgacgaggagagttatgaacctttctttggtgttttgggttatcaatttcagcccaaacgaaagccaatgcagcctgatGAAAGGATTATTgagaggagcaatcacactgatgaaacaccggcaacatcggCTGGGAAAcatcgaatggtttgttttgcatttctttttgtgaagctgatacaccgtgaccgcaacatAATgtaattaggcatgtgccggttaccggtttcacggttcacCATGGTGTGAAaatgtcgcggtttcaaaaccactaaaattttccgtcagaccgtagtacggtattcgctatttttcatgtgtcaaaaatgcagccagaagtggcttggcgcggcagcgctcaccccctcccgtttgttgctgtgtgtgaaagtgatgctatcggctagacagccattgaacccaaaaacaaatactccaaacattaggcgtacttttcttcaatttattgagctctcaaatcatggtaagtggaatatacaaaatgaatacattgtacaattgtatttttccatgtgtgagtagcttcaacagattagcaccatgaaaagttcgccaaaaacaaaacacacattttcctttcaaattcaataaacaaactaactaaaagcttacaaagacgaatgttagcctaggcttagctgggagagcaacttcgtcgagtgttacagccgcagagtgagaaaacaagcttgattcgcttgaatgaagggaaaaagggaatagcatcaaagatcgctaattgcgaaagatgctcttgccctaagcacaaattcacgttcgctggatcaaggagatgtctcactcccaatgtttttttgtttgtttgtttagatgaaacctttccacaacaatatttacactttaaactaacttatacatttttaacttattaacttattaattctttgttttttaacacataggcatgacatcatgtagactagagctgacacagtggttgaaaatggcgaaacttcacttgagcttttccaccctcaaaaaagtcatgcagtagattttaaaaaattttttattcagaagtgtttttactttttcatggaaattattttgttcttggcctaatcttgagcaacttgagctgtggctgtgggtatagtctataagttatatttattttaattttattgaaaatatttatttatttatttgtttttgataatttattttaaaaatatattcatgttccaatttgcaactatgttctgaaaaatgtaaaaaaaaatcctgttcaatgtaaaaaaaatatatatttttttaacccatacatctcaaaataacacattttggagatataattgcaataccgtgaaaccgcggtatttttgcccacggttatcgtaccgtcaagatctcataccggcacatgcctaaatgtaatgtatagaataattatcatttatagtgctatcataggttttcgctctgccaacagacacaaatatgaatgggattcgaggatttgttctatatattttacgagcgataatttatacacgtatccagtcctatatccaatgcgtgatatgtttttattataaaagagtactcactctggccattttgagCTTGGCTactccgctcctttggttagcctggggttgtctcatcagagccagtcgtccTCTTTTTTGATATCGCAGGACATTTAGGTggttgcgcgtgtatggtggctgctttcatcagcaatttcttagcaaaacctgatttcatttgtccatagttcgaatagctttcaggtgtaaaatgcgcaccacacaaaaccgtgccggaggctgggtctgcaaaattagccctcttagcatgaacgaactttactcattgtctgcgtagtccagctctttttctcgtgttcgggaactcatgggtactcaattgcgacaaatggctatttgtagaccacatagcatgacaggtttgaaccattttagcgattttttgataaaacacgaacgcaactctctcgtcgataaacaacgatggcacctgcctcgaccttttgtttccttgttatgacgtctccgccccattcggctgtttccggaatactttcggaaatgttcgtaattttcgatctattttcgataattgctcatgaatgcgatttatttttttgttaacattattaatatttgttatcttgccacatagcggttctattgatatctcacagtctcttagtgttttcataccctttaagtacgtatcacgatagatTGAGCAGAttcacctcgataacgataaatgacgataaattcgcccaagcggactgttatataatttgaaaatttgaatcaatatttaccagctttcaattgaacaattgcacatgcagtctaaacattaagtattaaaaaaaaaatcttgtaaacaataagaattctagtgtgaacatttatcacagcttgtatgacttgaaaaatgtacaacattataaaaatcaatatgacgactgtgcaaacatgtcattctaacacaaatgacttgcagctttaacagtacacttcagacaacttattggtaatggctgctgtgacataattattcaacacaagtgtttacgtcaaggtttcagggttttttgtcccatccatccattatcttccgcttgttccggggtcgggtcgcgggggcagcagctttaaaagggaagcccagacttccctctccccagccacttcaacaagctcctccggcgggatcccaaggcgttcccaggccagccgagagacatagtctctccagcgtgtcctgggtcgtccccggggcctcccgccggttttttttcccccgaaacattttttaatacatgcccccctccacacagacacaaccagattaaagctgtatttctctgatgccaatgaaacatttaaggttttatgatggcagaataaagcaaacacatacagaaaaatagctgtggccattaaactgtcatattatatataggcttcactgtttgaTTATAcgttatgctgagtgctttaccatcatgaaagctttcagagaaatcacacagagatgccaagtaacgcgacataatgattgctacatgaagtccgtgcccagtccactcattaatttcagccgtttcgacaaggttagagccgctatccaactctttcacgttcatttgtagccgctgttagctgctagcgttagcctgtggcttggctaccagaagaaagcactgaaagcatcctctcctgaaatcgtgagaaccagggaggacagcgggtgaaagcccgtctggaacccgccaagagtttacttaatgtcgggtgaaagtttggcgaagctaacttaagcgcgactccatcccgttcacttgtagcgttagcctaccgggcttctgtttgtttggcctcctgaaaaccacgtgactccatacataagcacactgtctgctttcttaaaggggaatgaacacagCCGAACAAcagagagtcaaagcgggatgaaaagactatattttcttgttttattaaattaccgaatttgccgacatggtcaaaattacgtcggtcatcgtgaagaatttcggtgacggtaaattttcggtttacccccCTGCTCTAACTGCTACCCAATTTTTATCTGCAAATTTCCACAAAGTTCAAATCCAGGGGTGTGAAAATCATCTTTATCGCAGGCCATATCGTAGTTAGGGTTTCTCCGGGGGACTATTATGGCAgggaagtagggttgccacagtGTAGAAAATAATTGACATCTGAGTGTTTATTAAATGAATTTTGATAGTCAACAAATCATTTAGCGGCAGTTTGTTGACCTAAATATGGTCCaagtggtctttttttttttagcatttttatAGAAAATATGTTCTCACttattcttttgtttttgtatttatttacatttatttaattaaattattattataatatttttaattttttcctccttgttaattaaaaaaaaaaaaaaaaggtctttcAGGGATAGACAACACCTCAGTCTTTTGTGACAGAGCAGACAGAATCTTGTTTAATGACGTGAAAAGATAGCATTTCATTTTACTAACACGTAATGGCGGAAAAAACCAGAAATACAAGCCAATAcatgtagtccccgggttacgacataccGGACTTTtatgattttgaatttttggcaCAAGTCCTACTTCGCCATTttatctccagtcgttttttgtttttgttttgtttttaagttgCGTAACAGtgtcttgtccgccatttttttaacttttattgATATGACATACAtgttttggattgttattttgaaatatagggcgcatttaggggtacttaaagggttaatttccaCTTGCGTTGAAATTCGTGTTACGTCGcgagcgtaggaacagaactcgttcgtaacccggggactaactGTAGTTCCTGAAAGTAGGCCAAATAGCTGTTGTtagatatttttaaataccAGTACTATTTAGCCGTTTAAATGCGGGTATCTCACTGTCCCTTATCCCACCTAAAAAAACGTATatattctttctttttaatttttttttttcatttttaaattttttttttttactaataaaaaacattttcaacattttttttcatatttttttctgttaataaatgttttttttatatatactgtatttagaaaaatgtttatttttacattcagaaaaacgtttatttatttattttataaatgttgaaaaacatgaaGTCATTGCACATTATTCACTTTTGTAGGCCACATAAAACGACGTGGCCTGGCCCACGGGCCAATTCCACATCTGTCGCCATTAGAgtattttgattgtaattttaCATTTCTGGAAGCagtttgacaactttgtttgtgGACTAAAGTGACCTggatgagggaaaaaaacgcaCGCATGTCTCCATTTTCTTTAAtcacaaaaatagaaaaaatattagTTCTTATTCGATTACTCCAACTCAAGTGTACTCAGAGGAAATGTTACTACCCCCAGCTGCTGTGAGGTTTTGTGCCGGCGTGCTCTGTCTGTAGAGGTGGTGAGGGATAGCATTCATTAAAGGTCGGATCCAGCTCCCATCTGGTGGTTTGAATAGGGGTGCGTCGGATGGGGGTGTTGAGGGTTTAGAGCCCTCCCTTGGCACGTGCCTAAGCCGCTCCATCGCTGGCCTCGTCTGGCCCCAACAGTGACAGATCACAGAAGCAGGCTTTGAGGGGTGGTGTGAGTGCGGGCAGGGGGGCCACGCTTCACACCTGTGCCCCATATTGAAGCTCATCGAGCATGGAGGGGAGGGTACTGAGTCATTGGAGGTTGCACATGAAGCTTTTTTCAGGAACATTTACAAAACATGCCTAGTCAGACTCCCCTATGCTGTGCTTTCATCAACACACTTTGTGCACACATTAAACTGCAGTGCAATTTGAGCTGTTTCATTGTAGTTGGATGGAGtccgcattggctgccattgacagtgctagacgtcaAATCGATTTCATCTGTGATTATTAACGGTCAGCCCTCCCatacaaaatggactggacgtctatcgccgtcgatggtagccaatgagttaatcttTTTAGTCTAATGTAATTCTTT from Corythoichthys intestinalis isolate RoL2023-P3 chromosome 5, ASM3026506v1, whole genome shotgun sequence carries:
- the fancf gene encoding Fanconi anemia group F protein, with amino-acid sequence MEAALKNLSSTVELLAVAARSGDVRLWDRQYLTRAFHWACYCEHLFSKFHQNPKIRGLMEIQVQHANSNLRAVYGDYTDLSFLDLSQCQHLLLTALLKNPNLPISIMKILFDTTKPAHCKPGEYQEVTGICGNIVQCKSAIQILSPITGHTSAGAEAQAALLTERLHALLSPGGETRRAQQFLDSVLQGCKEAEHLCLVLTAVLLTGENAHARSASVDFLLDWLQQKHSLLQHMCLTLPTSRLKDLAKENVKFRDMYGGVLKKWAADMEYCLDDGKWVQSGTRPKVSFQGVVEHFVVLFEGCPTLWTTVERELTDLKISDGDFDVRGLSVWGDLLAEIQKRLDK